One Phycisphaerae bacterium RAS2 DNA window includes the following coding sequences:
- the aprE_1 gene encoding M-protease precursor: protein MSFRRSVVLALCLISTAGWSSVQSAEPVIRWRTGTQTLPRQTAEQMKSKLAELAGVAAPGDGMQNVGAVKAGEGAAVQANAGGSAHVLVQFETPVTRAMRDQLTAGGLTLQSYLGDNAYFAQLEGSKLDAEALAQVPGFSRVAPIHVEAKMHPDLVAGEIAPWSVVPRDGVVKLQVEGDESAALGESGRLWQATEEDMKEPFVAAYVIFHPDASLEDGAAIIHQLDGRVMSYLYNINGLVVEMPYANLKPLGMEDKVQWIEPPLPPMGELNAENRVRTGANIVQAAPYNLSGAGVKVMVFDGGRVRTTHQDFQGRAVIGPGEGACTTNSDHATHVAGTVGGAGIANANNKGMAPGVDIVSYGFQQSATGTTCPSLSAGFLYTDPGDTLVDYTNAFNVAGAHISNNSIGTNTAPNGFNCAWEGDYGAMDILIDSMVRGSLGQPIRVVWANGNERQVTRCGTTYHTTAPPACAKNHIAVGALNSNDDSVTSFTSWGPADDDRMKPDLSGPGCQVGGDAGVTSCGSASDTAYSSKCGTSMASPTVCGLSALLLQDYRVQFPGNPDFRNSTLKILLAHTAVDLFNTGPDYQTGYGSVRIQPAVDFMRTGNFLENSVNGTGETFQAVMIVTPSDTQLKVTLAWDDVPGTANTIPELVNDLDLRVYDASNTQYFPWTLGGNANPSAPAVRTQRNAVDNIEQVVIDAPAPGAYRVEVHGFNVPQGPQPFSLCASPLLVNCSSQGTLSLDRAKYACASTATLRVVDCDLNTDDGSVQTVNVTIASTTEPGGETVILTETAAESATFVGTINLATTDSAGVLHIASGDAVTATYVDADDGNGGFNVNVTANATVDCDSPIISNVAVSNIEPRDATVTFTTNEPCRATVNYGTSCGSLIESASSLTYNTSHTFNLSNLTIATPYFFSVSVEDQAANTASDDNGGSCYTFTTEDLPELFTEQFTGGADSVDLDNSAYLFQPDGSIDFYSVCRASPVNALPTDPAGGTVVTLANNASTPVVLGPGHNVLLYGVSYGTVHIGSNGYLTFTAGDTDSTETLADHFDTPRVSGLFDDLNPALAGAQISYKELADRFVVTYLNVPKASTTNTNTFQIEMYYDGRIQIAYLGVDVLDAIAGLSGSTSLSPDFFESDFTSFGNCGPRPPSAAGLTVEVPKDTQVSINLIAGDDGIPNPQLEYTIMSLPTYELRDAGNNQVIASVPYTLVANGNQVLYQPTGGYSGPDSFTFKANDGGTPPDGGDSNVATVTLNVLPVLTIPFSDEFPTTTFDSQKWYTVSNATIDSTTPIAPPSPPNAARFNGDPAGTDSIVTHLFDLSGGDPVRLTYSWQVRGNGETPDAGDDLFIEYRDSGGNWQILQQHLGSLPDMTTFNTTTMLLPPGAMHSSFRLRIRNIGTAGNFDDWLVDDVRLVPENAPEASSSNVTTGSNTPITIGLVASDPNMDPLTYTIQSLPSIGTLRDPVTGTIASAPHTLSGSSVEFLPGPGVFSGNTSFTFNVTDGQHTSNTATVSITIGGPQPIHVFNLDTDPGWTTDAGGGGGGPNNGGWAWGTPTNSDAPCGTGRLDPISGFTGTKVYGYNNAGCYTNNLGNTRWLTTTAINCTTLSAGQLRFRRWLGIESATFDKAYVEISTNGSTWTNIWTHPATTMNEQNWTLQTYNIPQADSQPTVYLRWGIGPTDGSVTYQGWNIDDIEIWGDVPSACTNVLRGDVNNDGQINGGDVALFTQAYLDGNSVTPAQKCAADTVVNDAIDDADVAKLVEWMLAP from the coding sequence ATGTCATTCCGACGCAGCGTAGTTCTAGCTCTTTGTCTAATTTCAACCGCCGGGTGGAGTTCGGTGCAGTCGGCTGAGCCGGTGATTCGGTGGCGGACGGGGACACAGACCCTGCCGCGGCAGACCGCCGAGCAGATGAAGTCGAAGCTGGCCGAGTTGGCGGGCGTGGCGGCGCCGGGCGACGGCATGCAGAACGTCGGCGCGGTCAAGGCCGGCGAGGGCGCGGCGGTGCAAGCGAACGCGGGCGGTTCGGCGCACGTTCTCGTGCAGTTCGAGACGCCGGTGACACGAGCAATGCGCGACCAGCTGACAGCCGGCGGCCTGACGCTTCAGAGTTACCTCGGTGATAACGCCTACTTCGCGCAGTTGGAGGGTTCGAAGCTGGATGCCGAAGCACTGGCACAGGTGCCGGGCTTTTCACGTGTCGCGCCCATTCATGTCGAAGCCAAGATGCACCCCGATCTCGTGGCGGGCGAAATCGCGCCGTGGTCGGTCGTGCCGCGTGACGGCGTGGTGAAGCTCCAGGTTGAGGGTGACGAGTCGGCGGCGCTGGGTGAGTCCGGCAGGCTGTGGCAGGCTACCGAGGAAGACATGAAGGAGCCGTTCGTGGCTGCTTACGTCATCTTCCATCCCGATGCCTCGCTGGAGGATGGCGCAGCGATTATTCATCAGCTTGACGGCCGTGTGATGTCGTACCTGTACAACATCAACGGTCTGGTGGTCGAAATGCCCTACGCGAACCTCAAGCCGCTGGGCATGGAGGACAAGGTTCAGTGGATCGAGCCGCCGCTTCCGCCAATGGGCGAGTTGAATGCGGAAAACCGCGTTCGAACAGGGGCGAACATTGTTCAAGCAGCGCCATACAATCTGTCCGGCGCAGGCGTGAAGGTGATGGTGTTTGACGGCGGTCGTGTGCGGACGACGCACCAGGACTTCCAGGGACGCGCGGTGATCGGACCGGGCGAAGGCGCCTGCACAACCAACAGCGATCATGCTACGCACGTGGCCGGCACGGTCGGTGGCGCCGGCATCGCCAATGCCAACAACAAGGGCATGGCCCCGGGTGTGGACATTGTCAGCTATGGTTTCCAGCAATCGGCCACGGGAACGACCTGCCCGAGTTTGTCCGCAGGTTTCCTTTACACTGATCCCGGCGACACGCTGGTGGATTACACCAACGCGTTCAATGTGGCCGGCGCGCACATCTCCAACAACTCGATCGGTACAAACACCGCGCCCAATGGGTTCAACTGCGCCTGGGAAGGCGACTACGGCGCGATGGACATTCTGATCGACTCGATGGTCCGCGGTAGCCTCGGCCAGCCGATCCGTGTGGTTTGGGCCAACGGCAACGAACGGCAAGTCACTCGCTGCGGCACAACGTATCACACAACAGCTCCGCCGGCTTGTGCGAAGAACCATATCGCGGTCGGCGCGTTGAACTCCAACGATGACAGCGTGACGAGCTTCACGAGTTGGGGACCGGCCGACGACGATCGCATGAAGCCTGATCTCTCTGGTCCCGGTTGCCAGGTCGGTGGCGACGCGGGCGTGACCTCGTGCGGAAGCGCCAGCGACACGGCCTACTCCAGCAAGTGTGGCACTTCGATGGCCTCGCCGACGGTCTGTGGGTTGTCGGCCCTGCTGTTGCAGGACTATCGTGTGCAGTTCCCGGGCAATCCCGACTTCCGCAATTCGACTTTGAAGATACTGCTGGCCCACACGGCCGTGGACCTGTTCAACACGGGTCCGGACTACCAGACCGGTTACGGTTCGGTTCGAATCCAGCCGGCGGTTGATTTCATGCGAACCGGGAACTTCCTTGAGAACTCGGTCAACGGGACCGGTGAGACGTTCCAGGCCGTTATGATCGTCACGCCCTCTGATACGCAGTTGAAAGTGACGCTGGCATGGGACGACGTGCCGGGTACGGCGAACACGATTCCCGAACTGGTCAACGACCTCGATCTGCGAGTGTATGACGCGAGCAACACGCAGTATTTCCCGTGGACGCTGGGCGGCAACGCCAACCCCAGCGCGCCGGCGGTTCGCACGCAGCGAAATGCCGTGGACAACATCGAGCAGGTCGTGATCGATGCTCCCGCGCCCGGCGCGTACCGCGTCGAAGTGCACGGGTTCAACGTGCCGCAGGGGCCGCAGCCGTTCTCGCTGTGCGCGTCGCCGCTGCTGGTGAACTGTTCGAGCCAGGGCACTCTGTCGCTGGATCGCGCGAAGTACGCTTGTGCGAGCACGGCGACGCTTCGCGTGGTTGACTGCGACCTGAACACCGACGACGGCTCGGTGCAGACCGTCAACGTGACCATCGCCTCGACGACCGAACCGGGCGGCGAGACGGTGATTCTGACTGAAACGGCCGCCGAATCGGCTACGTTCGTCGGAACAATTAATCTCGCGACAACGGACTCCGCCGGTGTGCTGCATATCGCGAGCGGCGATGCGGTGACGGCGACCTACGTCGATGCCGACGACGGCAACGGCGGGTTCAACGTCAACGTGACCGCCAACGCGACGGTCGATTGCGATAGCCCGATCATCTCCAACGTCGCGGTTTCCAACATCGAGCCGCGCGATGCAACGGTCACGTTCACGACCAATGAGCCGTGCCGGGCGACGGTGAATTACGGCACGAGTTGCGGCAGCCTGATCGAATCGGCCAGCTCGCTGACTTACAACACGAGCCACACGTTTAACCTGTCGAATCTGACGATCGCGACGCCGTACTTCTTCTCCGTTAGCGTGGAGGACCAGGCGGCCAACACGGCCTCCGATGACAACGGCGGCTCGTGTTACACGTTTACGACTGAAGACCTGCCCGAGCTGTTCACCGAGCAGTTCACCGGCGGCGCGGATTCGGTCGATCTCGACAACAGTGCTTATCTCTTCCAGCCGGATGGCTCGATCGACTTCTACTCGGTCTGCCGGGCTTCGCCGGTGAACGCGCTGCCGACCGACCCGGCCGGCGGCACGGTCGTGACGCTCGCGAACAACGCTTCGACGCCGGTCGTCCTCGGGCCGGGTCACAACGTGCTGCTCTACGGCGTGTCGTACGGAACGGTGCACATTGGCAGCAACGGTTACCTGACGTTTACTGCGGGCGACACGGACAGCACCGAGACGCTTGCGGATCACTTCGACACGCCGCGCGTGTCGGGCCTCTTCGACGATCTGAACCCGGCCTTGGCCGGCGCGCAGATCAGCTACAAGGAGCTGGCGGATCGGTTTGTCGTGACGTATCTGAACGTGCCGAAGGCCTCGACGACAAACACGAACACGTTCCAGATTGAGATGTACTACGACGGCCGAATTCAAATCGCGTACCTCGGCGTGGATGTTTTGGACGCCATCGCCGGTCTGTCAGGCAGCACGAGCCTGTCGCCGGACTTCTTCGAGAGCGATTTCACATCGTTTGGAAACTGCGGCCCGCGCCCGCCGTCGGCGGCCGGCTTGACTGTTGAAGTGCCGAAGGACACGCAGGTGTCGATCAACCTGATCGCAGGTGACGATGGCATCCCGAATCCGCAGTTGGAATACACCATCATGTCGCTCCCGACGTATGAACTGCGCGACGCAGGGAACAACCAGGTCATTGCGTCGGTTCCGTACACATTGGTCGCCAACGGCAACCAGGTGCTGTACCAGCCGACCGGCGGCTACTCCGGCCCGGATTCGTTCACCTTCAAGGCGAACGATGGCGGCACGCCTCCGGACGGCGGCGATTCGAACGTCGCCACGGTGACGCTCAACGTCCTGCCGGTGCTGACCATTCCGTTTAGCGACGAGTTCCCGACGACGACGTTTGATTCGCAGAAGTGGTACACCGTGTCGAACGCCACGATCGACAGCACGACGCCGATCGCTCCGCCCAGCCCGCCGAACGCGGCGCGGTTCAACGGAGACCCGGCCGGCACTGACTCGATCGTCACTCACTTGTTCGACCTGTCGGGCGGCGACCCGGTCCGGTTGACTTACTCCTGGCAGGTACGTGGCAACGGTGAGACTCCGGACGCCGGCGACGACCTGTTCATTGAGTACCGCGATTCGGGCGGAAACTGGCAGATCCTCCAGCAGCACCTCGGATCATTGCCGGACATGACGACGTTTAACACGACAACGATGTTGCTCCCGCCCGGTGCGATGCACAGCTCGTTCCGGCTTCGGATTCGCAACATCGGAACGGCCGGCAATTTCGACGATTGGCTTGTGGATGACGTGCGCCTTGTTCCGGAGAACGCACCGGAGGCGTCGAGCTCAAACGTGACAACGGGTTCCAACACGCCGATCACGATTGGTCTGGTCGCCAGCGATCCGAACATGGACCCGCTGACGTACACGATTCAATCGCTGCCGAGCATCGGCACGCTGCGTGACCCGGTCACGGGCACCATCGCTTCGGCGCCGCACACGCTGTCCGGCAGCTCGGTCGAGTTCCTGCCGGGACCGGGTGTCTTCTCGGGTAACACCAGCTTCACGTTCAACGTGACCGACGGGCAGCACACGTCGAACACTGCGACCGTGAGCATCACCATCGGCGGCCCGCAGCCGATTCATGTGTTCAACCTCGACACCGATCCGGGTTGGACCACCGATGCCGGCGGCGGAGGCGGCGGTCCGAACAATGGCGGCTGGGCCTGGGGCACGCCAACGAACTCCGACGCCCCGTGCGGAACCGGGCGCCTCGATCCGATCAGCGGCTTCACCGGTACAAAGGTGTACGGCTACAACAACGCCGGCTGCTACACGAACAACCTTGGGAACACCCGATGGTTGACGACAACCGCGATCAATTGCACGACGCTTAGCGCCGGGCAGTTGCGATTCCGTCGCTGGCTTGGCATCGAGTCGGCCACGTTTGACAAGGCCTACGTGGAGATTTCCACCAACGGCTCAACGTGGACCAACATCTGGACGCACCCGGCGACCACGATGAACGAGCAGAACTGGACGTTGCAGACCTACAACATCCCGCAGGCCGACAGTCAGCCGACTGTCTATCTGCGCTGGGGCATCGGCCCGACGGATGGTTCGGTCACGTACCAGGGCTGGAACATCGACGACATCGAGATCTGGGGCGACGTTCCGTCCGCCTGCACCAACGTGCTGCGGGGCGACGTGAACAACGACGGCCAGATCAACGGCGGTGACGTGGCCCTGTTCACCCAGGCCTATCTCGACGGGAACTCGGTCACACCCGCGCAGAAGTGCGCGGCCGATACCGTCGTCAACGATGCAATCGATGACGCCGACGTGGCCAAGCTCGTCGAGTGGATGCTGGCTCCGTAA
- a CDS encoding Alpha/beta hydrolase family protein: MPVPAASQDRRKLARRPAAVLRRLVIILVAGYLFWCGALYILQDSLIFPADMAPTPLKLIPYGKSTVVTEFPLEDGGAVMSWYVPARAANSRPGPVAIFFHGNAEIIDFEDEIVQPYLGLGVSVLLPEYRGYGRAGGKPSEAAIVADCVRFYDELLKRPDVDPARIVFHGRSLGGAVAVQVAAQRKPAALILQSTFTSLARMAQGYGAPSFLVRHGFRTDERIGSLGVPVLLAHGRRDDIVPFRHAEQLRALVPDAELIAFDCDHNGFPGDGNDDAYWDGITAFLRTAKVLP, from the coding sequence ATGCCCGTGCCGGCTGCTTCGCAAGACCGCCGGAAGCTCGCTCGCCGACCGGCTGCGGTCCTGCGCCGGCTGGTCATCATCCTGGTAGCGGGCTACCTGTTCTGGTGCGGCGCGCTGTACATCCTGCAGGACAGTCTGATTTTTCCGGCCGACATGGCCCCGACGCCGCTGAAGCTGATCCCGTATGGAAAATCGACAGTAGTCACGGAGTTTCCGCTCGAAGACGGCGGCGCGGTCATGTCGTGGTACGTGCCCGCGCGCGCGGCGAACTCGCGGCCGGGCCCCGTGGCGATCTTCTTTCATGGCAACGCGGAGATCATCGACTTCGAGGACGAGATCGTGCAGCCATACCTGGGCCTCGGGGTGTCGGTGCTGCTGCCGGAGTATCGCGGCTATGGTCGCGCAGGAGGAAAGCCGAGCGAGGCGGCGATCGTGGCCGATTGCGTGCGCTTTTATGACGAGCTGCTGAAGCGGCCGGACGTGGACCCGGCGCGGATCGTGTTTCATGGACGGTCGCTGGGTGGAGCGGTGGCGGTGCAGGTGGCAGCGCAGCGCAAGCCCGCGGCGTTGATCCTCCAATCGACGTTTACGAGTCTTGCCCGGATGGCGCAGGGTTACGGCGCGCCGTCGTTTCTCGTGCGGCACGGTTTTCGCACTGACGAGCGGATTGGCAGCCTGGGCGTTCCTGTGTTGCTCGCCCACGGACGGCGCGATGACATCGTGCCGTTCAGGCATGCGGAGCAGCTAAGGGCGCTGGTCCCCGACGCGGAATTGATTGCATTCGACTGCGATCACAACGGATTCCCCGGCGACGGCAATGACGACGCCTACTGGGACGGCATTACGGCGTTCCTGCGAACTGCGAAGGTGCTGCCATGA
- the purN gene encoding Phosphoribosylglycinamide formyltransferase, whose translation MSRRGRDRRRDGDAAREGGRSGSFRLAVLISGGGSTLQNLIDRMRDGRLPGVEISVVISSRSDVAGVARAEAAGLPVDVIRVKDHPDAQRFSDHVTLTLDVFMPDLVVQAGWLCYWIVPPRWMGKVINLHPALLPRHGGKGMYGRHVHEAVLAAGDSETGATVHWVDNEYDHGGVIAQARCPVQAGDTPDALAERVQALERELLPRTILAIRRGEVRRGAKCAK comes from the coding sequence ATGAGCCGCCGCGGGCGCGATCGACGGCGCGATGGGGACGCTGCGCGCGAGGGCGGTCGCTCTGGTTCGTTCCGCCTGGCCGTACTCATCTCCGGCGGGGGATCGACGCTCCAGAACCTGATCGATCGCATGCGCGATGGGCGGCTGCCGGGCGTGGAGATAAGTGTCGTGATCTCGTCACGCAGCGACGTGGCCGGCGTTGCCCGGGCCGAGGCGGCCGGTCTGCCGGTGGACGTGATTCGCGTGAAGGATCATCCCGATGCCCAGCGGTTCAGCGACCACGTGACGCTGACGCTCGATGTGTTCATGCCGGACCTCGTCGTGCAGGCGGGTTGGTTGTGCTACTGGATCGTGCCGCCGCGCTGGATGGGCAAGGTCATCAACCTGCACCCGGCGCTGTTGCCGAGGCACGGGGGCAAGGGCATGTACGGGCGCCACGTGCACGAGGCTGTGCTGGCGGCGGGAGACAGCGAGACCGGCGCGACGGTTCATTGGGTGGACAATGAATACGACCATGGCGGGGTGATCGCGCAGGCGCGATGCCCGGTGCAGGCGGGGGACACGCCCGATGCGCTGGCCGAGCGAGTGCAGGCGCTGGAGCGCGAGTTGCTGCCGCGGACGATTCTCGCGATTCGTCGCGGAGAAGTGAGGCGCGGGGCGAAGTGCGCGAAGTGA
- the rpsI gene encoding 30S ribosomal protein S9 produces MAETTADTAQKKTAGGTFHWGTGRRKTAVARVRLRTGSGKFLIGKREAKDYLLDVQHRTDVLGPLKATNTLGKYDIFVNVRGGGQTGQTGAIVMGVARALIKADSSLEPVLRDGKFLTRDSRKVERKKPGRPGARKRFQFSKR; encoded by the coding sequence GTGGCTGAAACGACCGCTGACACCGCTCAAAAGAAAACCGCCGGGGGCACCTTTCACTGGGGCACCGGCCGACGCAAGACCGCCGTCGCGCGGGTGCGATTGCGAACCGGCTCCGGCAAGTTCCTCATCGGCAAGCGCGAAGCCAAGGACTACCTGCTCGATGTCCAGCATCGCACCGATGTCCTGGGCCCGCTCAAGGCCACCAACACCCTCGGCAAGTACGACATCTTCGTGAACGTCCGCGGCGGCGGCCAGACCGGCCAGACCGGCGCCATCGTCATGGGTGTCGCTCGCGCCCTGATCAAGGCCGACTCGAGCCTTGAACCCGTCCTTCGCGACGGCAAATTCCTCACCCGCGACAGCCGAAAGGTCGAGCGCAAGAAGCCCGGCCGACCGGGCGCACGCAAGCGATTCCAGTTCTCCAAGCGCTAA
- the rplM gene encoding 50S ribosomal protein L13 has protein sequence MPVMTQKCFQAKPHEVERKWFSVDADGKILGRLATKLATVLVGKHKPSYTPHVDTGDFVVVTNVEKIKTTGTKDQEMEYQSYSYYPGGKKVVSFNDMMARHPDRVLREAVRRMMPKNALARRQLLKLKIYAGGKHPHQAQGLQPLDLTKI, from the coding sequence ATGCCCGTGATGACCCAGAAGTGCTTTCAGGCCAAGCCCCACGAAGTGGAGCGGAAGTGGTTCTCCGTCGATGCCGACGGCAAGATCCTCGGCCGCCTCGCGACGAAACTCGCGACCGTCCTGGTCGGCAAGCACAAGCCCAGTTACACGCCGCACGTGGACACCGGCGACTTCGTCGTCGTGACCAACGTCGAGAAGATCAAGACCACCGGCACAAAGGATCAGGAGATGGAATACCAGTCCTACTCCTACTACCCCGGCGGCAAGAAGGTCGTCTCGTTCAACGACATGATGGCCCGTCACCCCGATCGCGTCCTGCGCGAGGCGGTGCGCCGCATGATGCCGAAGAACGCCCTCGCGCGGCGGCAGTTGCTCAAGCTCAAGATCTACGCCGGCGGCAAGCACCCGCACCAGGCGCAAGGCCTTCAACCGCTGGACCTGACAAAAATCTAA